The proteins below are encoded in one region of Ostrea edulis chromosome 3, xbOstEdul1.1, whole genome shotgun sequence:
- the LOC125672997 gene encoding WW domain-containing oxidoreductase-like isoform X7 — protein MGGSESLPEVALTMDRVVLITGGNTGIGYETAKWIAMRGARVIIACRSEERANAVSVIKKNNAIERMQVEFKEEKSKGTPRLCSCETLALEFMALDLASLKSVENFIDNFKAKEIKLHVLLCNAGIALHAQEYTEDGFEIMFQVNYLGHFLLVAKLLPLMLNSGEDCRLIFVSSEAYRASSFDLDKAQGKHHTKENFKRIMYYANSKLYQIMQMYVLNRQLQKTNVTVNSLHPGIVETEITRSFTDLQAWKVFLQLAKLVQTSPLTVKGYKI, from the exons ATGGGAGGATCAGAATCACTACCTGAGGTAGCACTGACCATGGATCGCGTGGTTCTCATCACCGGTGGGAATACAG GTATTGGATATGAGACAGCTAAATGGATAGCTATGAGGGGAGCAAGAGTAATCATTGCCTGCAGATCAGAGGAACGAGCAAACGCCGTGAGTGTCATCAAGAAAAATAAT GCTATCGAACGGATGCAGGTAGAGTTTAAAGAAGAAAAGTCCAAAGGTACGCCCAGACTTTGTTCCTGTGAAACTCTCGCCTTGGAATTCATGGCTTTAGATCTAGCATCTCTCAAATCTGTGGAAAACTTCATAGATAATTTCAAAGCAAAGGAAATTAAACTCCACGTCTTACTTTGCAATGCAGGGATTGCTCTACATGCACAAG AGTACACGGAGGACGGATTTGAGATTATGTTTCag GTGAATTATCTTGGTCATTTCCTCTTGGTTGCCAAGCTGTTACCTTTAATGCTGAACTCGGGTGAGGATTGCCGGCTTATCTTTGTTTCCAGTGAAGCATATCGCGCTTCCAGCTTTGATTTAGATAAAGCACAAGGAAAGCATCATACCAAAGAAAATTTCAAGAGAATCATGTATTATGCAAACTCTAAACTTTATCAG ATCATGCAGATGTACGTCCTAAATAGGCAATTACAGAAGACAAATGTAACTGTTAACAGTTTACATCCTGGCATTGTTGAAACAGAAATTACCAGAAGTTTTACTGATTTGCAGGCATGGAAAGTCTTCCTTCAGCTAGCTAAACTTGTGC agacgtcaccactgacggtgaagggctacaaaatttag
- the LOC125672997 gene encoding WW domain-containing oxidoreductase-like isoform X6 has protein sequence MGGSESLPEVALTMDRVVLITGGNTGIGYETAKWIAMRGARVIIACRSEERANAVSVIKKNNAIERMQVEFKEEKSKGTPRLCSCETLALEFMALDLASLKSVENFIDNFKAKEIKLHVLLCNAGIALHAQEYTEDGFEIMFQVNYLGHFLLVAKLLPLMLNSGEDCRLIFVSSEAYRASSFDLDKAQGKHHTKENFKRIMYYANSKLYQIMQMYVLNRQLQKTNVTVNSLHPGIVETEITRSFTDLQAWKVFLQLAKLVQTRRNKRPFGDTL, from the exons ATGGGAGGATCAGAATCACTACCTGAGGTAGCACTGACCATGGATCGCGTGGTTCTCATCACCGGTGGGAATACAG GTATTGGATATGAGACAGCTAAATGGATAGCTATGAGGGGAGCAAGAGTAATCATTGCCTGCAGATCAGAGGAACGAGCAAACGCCGTGAGTGTCATCAAGAAAAATAAT GCTATCGAACGGATGCAGGTAGAGTTTAAAGAAGAAAAGTCCAAAGGTACGCCCAGACTTTGTTCCTGTGAAACTCTCGCCTTGGAATTCATGGCTTTAGATCTAGCATCTCTCAAATCTGTGGAAAACTTCATAGATAATTTCAAAGCAAAGGAAATTAAACTCCACGTCTTACTTTGCAATGCAGGGATTGCTCTACATGCACAAG AGTACACGGAGGACGGATTTGAGATTATGTTTCag GTGAATTATCTTGGTCATTTCCTCTTGGTTGCCAAGCTGTTACCTTTAATGCTGAACTCGGGTGAGGATTGCCGGCTTATCTTTGTTTCCAGTGAAGCATATCGCGCTTCCAGCTTTGATTTAGATAAAGCACAAGGAAAGCATCATACCAAAGAAAATTTCAAGAGAATCATGTATTATGCAAACTCTAAACTTTATCAG ATCATGCAGATGTACGTCCTAAATAGGCAATTACAGAAGACAAATGTAACTGTTAACAGTTTACATCCTGGCATTGTTGAAACAGAAATTACCAGAAGTTTTACTGATTTGCAGGCATGGAAAGTCTTCCTTCAGCTAGCTAAACTTGTGC
- the LOC125672998 gene encoding WW domain-containing oxidoreductase-like gives MGGSPSLPEVSLTADRVVLITGGNTGIGYETAKWIAMRGARVIIACRSEERAKAAIEQMQAEFKEERSKGTPGLCSCETLALEFMALDLASLKSVESFIDNFKAKEIKLHILLCNAGIALHAQEYTEDGFEIMFQVNYLGHFLLVAKLLPLMLNSGEDCRLIFVSSEAHRTASFDLDKAQGKHHTKENFKRLLYYGNSKLYQIMQMYVLNRRLQKTNVTINSLHPGIVETEIARNSTDLQAWKLFFQLAKLVHVTKTPIEGAKTSITAAVNPQFKDTRDAYFVDMKISQPNSLARDQEKQEALWRYSVDCLKDFIKTEDMNYLEEL, from the exons ATGGGAGGATCACCGTCACTACCTGAGGTGTCACTGACCGCGGATCGTGTAGTTCTCATCACAGGTGGAAATACGG GTATTGGATATGAGACAGCTAAATGGATAGCTATGAGGGGAGCAAGAGTAATAATTGCCTGCAGATCAGAGGAACGAGCAAAAGCC GCTATCGAACAGATGCAGGCAGAGTTTAAAGAGGAAAGGTCCAAAGGTACGCCCGGACTTTGTTCCTGTGAAACTCTCGCCTTGGAGTTCATGGCTTTAGATCTAGCATCACTCAAATCTGTGGAAAGCTTCATCGATAATTTCAAAGCAAAGGAAATTAAACTCCACATCTTACTTTGCAATGCAGGGATTGCTCTACATGCACAAG aGTACACGGAAGACGGATTTGAGATTATGTTtcag GTAAATTATCTTGGTCATTTCCTCTTGGTTGCCAAGCTGTTACCTCTAATGTTGAACTCGGGTGAGGATTGTCGGCTTATCTTTGTTTCCAGTGAAGCACATCGCACTGCCAGCTTTGATTTAGATAAAGCACAAGGAAAACATCATACAAAAGAAAACTTCAAGAGACTCTTGTATTATGGAAACTCTAAACTTTATCAG ATCATGCAGATGTACGTGCTAAATAGGCGATTACAGAAGACAAATGTAACTATTAATAGTTTACATCCTGGTATTGTTGAAACAGAAATTGCCAGAAATTCTACCGATTTGCAGGCATGGAAGCTCTTCTTTCAGCTAGCTAAACTTGTGC ATGTGACAAAAACTCCAATCGAAGGCGCTAAGACATCAATTACAGCAGCTGTAAATCCACAATTCAAAGATACAAGGGATGCATACTTTGTTGACATGAAAATAAGTCAACCAAACAGTCTGGCAAG agACCAGGAGAAACAAGAGGCTCTCTGGAGATACTCCGTAGATTGCCTGAAGGATTTTATAAAGACGGAggacatgaattacttagaggaACTTTAA
- the LOC130046291 gene encoding retinol dehydrogenase 14-like isoform X2 produces MGGSPSLPEVALSTDRVVLITGGNTGIGYETAKWIAMRGARVIIACRSEERAKSAIERIQREFKEEKSKGAVGLCSSENLTLEFMALDLSSLKSVESFISTFKAKEPKLHVLLCNAGIALHPQEYTEDGFEIMFQVNYLGHFLLVSKLLPLMLSSDEDCRLVFVSSVAHRTASFDLDKAQGKHHTKENFKRLLYYGNSKIFQIMQMYCLNRRLKNTNVAVNSIHPGVVNTELDRNFLDVNYARVLLRLSKIIHVTKTPFEGAKTLITAAVNPQFKDTRDAYFVNMKLRQPNRLARHEVENFLIRSRHCPLILRL; encoded by the exons ATGGGAGGGTCACCGTCACTACCGGAGGTAGCACTGTCCACAGATCGTGTAGTTCTCATCACAGGCGGAAATACGG GTATTGGATATGAGACAGCTAAATGGATAGCTATGAGGGGAGCAAGAGTAATCATTGCCTGTAGATCAGAGGAACGAGCCAAATCT GCTATAGAGAGGATACAGAGAGAGTTTAAAGAGGAGAAGTCTAAGGGCGCTGTTGGACTTTGCTCCAGTGAAAATCTGACGCTAGAGTTCATGGCTCTAGACCTGTCATCCCTGAAATCCGTAGAAAGCTTTATATCCACGTTTAAAGCGAAGGAACCTAAACTGCATGTACTACTTTGCAATGCAGGGATTGCTTTACACCCACAAG AGTACACTGAGGATGGATTTGAAATTATGTTTCAG GTGAATTATCTTGGTCATTTTCTTTTGGTTTCCAAGTTGTTACCTCTTATGCTAAGTTCTGATGAGGATTGTCGACTTGTCTTCGTTTCCAGTGTTGCACACCGCACTGCCAGCTTTGATTTAGATAAAGCACAAGGAAAACATCATACGAAAGAAAACTTCAAGAGACTCTTGTATTATGGAAATTCCAAGATTTTTCAG ATTATGCAGATGTATTGCTTAAATAGACGACTAAAGAACACAAATGTGGCTGTGAATAGTATACATCCTGGTGTTGTGAATACAGAACTTGATAGAAATTTTTTAGACGTGAATTATGCCCGAGTACTATTACGGCTCTCAAAAATCATCC ATGTGACGAAAACTCCATTTGAGGGAGCTAAGACGTTAATCACAGCGGCTGTAAATCCACAATTCAAAGATACAAGAGATGCATACTTTGTTAACATGAAATTACGCCAGCCGAACAGGTTGGCGAG ACATGAAGTAGAGAACTTCCTTATCCGTAGCCGCCATTGTCCTTTGATCCTTCGACTTTAA
- the LOC130046291 gene encoding WW domain-containing oxidoreductase-like isoform X1: MGGSPSLPEVALSTDRVVLITGGNTGIGYETAKWIAMRGARVIIACRSEERAKSAIERIQREFKEEKSKGAVGLCSSENLTLEFMALDLSSLKSVESFISTFKAKEPKLHVLLCNAGIALHPQEYTEDGFEIMFQVNYLGHFLLVSKLLPLMLSSDEDCRLVFVSSVAHRTASFDLDKAQGKHHTKENFKRLLYYGNSKIFQIMQMYCLNRRLKNTNVAVNSIHPGVVNTELDRNFLDVNYARVLLRLSKIIHVTKTPFEGAKTLITAAVNPQFKDTRDAYFVNMKLRQPNRLARNQQKQEALWKYSIDCLKDFLKEEDLEFLGKV; this comes from the exons ATGGGAGGGTCACCGTCACTACCGGAGGTAGCACTGTCCACAGATCGTGTAGTTCTCATCACAGGCGGAAATACGG GTATTGGATATGAGACAGCTAAATGGATAGCTATGAGGGGAGCAAGAGTAATCATTGCCTGTAGATCAGAGGAACGAGCCAAATCT GCTATAGAGAGGATACAGAGAGAGTTTAAAGAGGAGAAGTCTAAGGGCGCTGTTGGACTTTGCTCCAGTGAAAATCTGACGCTAGAGTTCATGGCTCTAGACCTGTCATCCCTGAAATCCGTAGAAAGCTTTATATCCACGTTTAAAGCGAAGGAACCTAAACTGCATGTACTACTTTGCAATGCAGGGATTGCTTTACACCCACAAG AGTACACTGAGGATGGATTTGAAATTATGTTTCAG GTGAATTATCTTGGTCATTTTCTTTTGGTTTCCAAGTTGTTACCTCTTATGCTAAGTTCTGATGAGGATTGTCGACTTGTCTTCGTTTCCAGTGTTGCACACCGCACTGCCAGCTTTGATTTAGATAAAGCACAAGGAAAACATCATACGAAAGAAAACTTCAAGAGACTCTTGTATTATGGAAATTCCAAGATTTTTCAG ATTATGCAGATGTATTGCTTAAATAGACGACTAAAGAACACAAATGTGGCTGTGAATAGTATACATCCTGGTGTTGTGAATACAGAACTTGATAGAAATTTTTTAGACGTGAATTATGCCCGAGTACTATTACGGCTCTCAAAAATCATCC ATGTGACGAAAACTCCATTTGAGGGAGCTAAGACGTTAATCACAGCGGCTGTAAATCCACAATTCAAAGATACAAGAGATGCATACTTTGTTAACATGAAATTACGCCAGCCGAACAGGTTGGCGAG GAATCAACAGAAGCAGGAGGCTCTCTGGAAGTATTCCATAGACTGCTTGAAGGATTTCCTGAAGGAGGAAGATCTAGAGTTCTTAGGGAAAGTCTGA